A window from Peromyscus eremicus chromosome 5, PerEre_H2_v1, whole genome shotgun sequence encodes these proteins:
- the Gadd45gip1 gene encoding large ribosomal subunit protein mL64 codes for MAAAATPTRGLLRLSAALGPRSSNYHAPPPPRRRPGPQWPDPENLLTPRWQLGPRYAAKQFARHGAASGVTPASLWPSPEQLREVEAEEREWYPSLATMQESLRAKQQAEEARRRAREQHIAECMAKMPQMIEDWRLQKRERWEKAQADKERRARLQAEAQERLGYHVDPRSARFQELVQDLDKQQRKRLKEERQRQKKEAQAAAMASAEAQDPAVSGEPSS; via the exons ATGGCGGCAGCCGCGACGCCGACGCGCGGCCTCCTGCGGCTCTCGGCGGCTCTGGGTCCCAGGTCCTCCAACTACCATGCGCCGCCACCCCCGCGCCGCCGCCCCGGACCCCAGTGGCCAGACCCGGAGAACCTGCTGACCCCGCGATGGCAGCTAGGGCCGCGCTATGCGGCCAAGCAGTTCGCGCGGCACGGCGCCGCCTCGGGGGTGACCCCCGCCTCCCTGTGGCCGTCCCCGGAGCAGCTGCGCGAGGTGGAGGCGGAGGAGCGGGAATGGTACCCGAGCTTAGCGACCATGCAAGAGTCGCTGCGCGCGAAGCAGCAGGCCGAGGAGGCAAGGCGTCGTGCCAG GGAGCAGCACATTGCAGAGTGCATGGCCAAGATGCCACAGATGATTGAAGACTGGCGACTGCAGAAGCGGGAACGCTGGGAGAAAGCTCAGGCTGACAAGGAGCGCAGGGCCCGGCTACAGGCTGAGGCCCAGGAGCGCCTGGGTTACCACGTGGACCCAAGGAGTGCCCGCTTCCAGGAACTAGTACAGGACCTAGACAAGCAGCAGCGCAAGCGCCTCAAGGAGGAGAGACAGCGGCAGAAGAAGGAGGCACAGGCTGCTGCCATGGCTTCTGCTGAAGCCCAGGACCCAGCAGTGTCTGGGGAACCCAGCTCCTGA